The nucleotide window TAAGTAAATATTGATAGGGAGTTTTTGTGATTAAACCATCGACAATCGGGATTTGCGGTTTTTGCATAAAGCCAGCTCCACAATCTATTTCTCGGCAAATATGAACTTGTTTGGAATGGGTTTGCTCTGCAATTATTACTCTGGAGGCAGGAATTTTTACTCCATCCAGCACAAAATCTCGTTGCAGATATAAAAGGGAATGATAATCCGGATCTCGCTTACCAAGATAATAAAATATTTTCACTGTGCAGAGGCCTCCTCAGTAGTTATTTTGGAACGATATACATCGGTGTTGTCACTGATAACAAGCATTCTTAATACACCTCGTAAAAATTTGGGAACAATTCGCATGCCATTCAATGACCATAATAAAAAGATAATGGCACAGGATACTAATGTATAACGAGCTCCAATTTTGCTGGATAAACTTCCCAT belongs to Candidatus Cloacimonas sp. and includes:
- a CDS encoding laccase domain-containing protein, translating into MKIFYYLGKRDPDYHSLLYLQRDFVLDGVKIPASRVIIAEQTHSKQVHICREIDCGAGFMQKPQIPIVDGLITKTPYQYLL